TTCGATGCGGCAAGTCCGATTATCGTTGGCGAAAGCATCAACCAAGACATTGCCTTTCTCGCTTCCCGCTATGACAAAGGGGAAGCCGCCTACCTCAACTGCCCGATGAATCAAGAGCAATATCGCGCTTTTTGGGAGGCCCTTTGTCAGGCAGAACAGGCAGAACTAAAAGATTTTGAGCAGGAAAGTGCCAAATTTTTTGAAGGCTGCTTGCCCATCGAAGAATTGGCCCGTCGGGGGGAAGAAACCATGCGTTTTGGCCCCCTCAAACCTGTGGGTCTTTTTGATGCGCGGCTAGGAGATTTCCGCGATCCCGAAAATAAAGGCAAACGTCCCTATGCGGTAGTGCAGCTCCGCCAGGAAGATAAACAGGGGCAACTGTGGAATATGGTCGGCTTCCAGACGAACCTCCGTTGGGGAGAACAGAAACGAGTTTTTCGGATGATCCCTGGCCTCGAAAACGCTGAATTTGTGCGGATGGGGGTGATGCACCGCAATACTTTTCTAAATTCCCCGGAACTCCTAGACGCAACTCTGCAATTTAAGAAACGACCGACCCTCCTCGCCGCCGGACAACTGATCGGCACAGAGGGTTATACGGCAGCAGCGGCTGGCGGCTGGCTAGCGGGAACGAATGCGGCACGGTTGGCCTTGGGCTTATCTCCCCTGACTCTACCGGAAACCACGATGATGGGCGCTTTATTTGGGTTTATCCACAGTGCTTCGCCGAAACATTTCCAACCGATGCCCCCCAACTTCGGGATTATCCCTCCCCTCCCGGAACGGGTACGCAGCAAGAAAGAACGTTATGGGGTTTATCGCGATCGCGCCCTCGCTGATCTAGACCAGTGGCGAGTGGAAAATTATGGCAGCAAAATCCCTGCCTTAGTTTAAATTTTATTTTTTCGATTATTCCCAGTCGGCGCATTTCTAAGATGCGCTTTTTTTGTAGTCGCAGTTGTAGGTTGTCAAAAAATAGGGCGCGTTAAGGTTGGCGATCGCCTGAGATGAAATAGAGCTGATCTAGAAAGTGAATACTTTGATGGAATGATTATTTACTCGCTTCACCTATCCTGCAAAAACCTAAAATTTCAAATTCGTTAAAACAACTCAAGGCTGAAAACGGAGATGTTGCAAGGAACGCACTTTAGCAATGGTTTCAAAGTCACGATCATTATGAATCAACAGTAAATTGTGTTCTAGTGCTGTTTGAGCAATACAACAATCGATTGGGCTGCGCACAGTCAGTCCTTGGCGGTGAAGATCAAAGTAGATACGGGCTGCTTCTTGCCAAGATTGAATTGTAAGTTCGGCGTAATCCTGTGTTTCCAGATAAGCAGACAGTAGATTCCATTCCTGTTCGTTTAAACAGCCTTGAAGTAATTCCAGTTGAGTAAATCAAGTAATGAAAACTTCTCGATGGGCAATCACATTTTCAAGCTGTTGACGAACTTGACCACTGCGATCGCGGAATACAGTAATCCAAACAGATGTATCAATCAGTAACATGACGAGTTTCTCGCAAGGCTTTGTGATCAAAATCTGGAGTGAATTGAATTTGTCCTGCAAGGTCGAGTAGGTTCTTCTTGCGACGGGATTGTACAAGTTCTCTTAAAGCTAAAGTCAGTAACTCGTCTTGAGTATTGAGCTTTGTCAGTTGGAGAGCTTCATTAATGAGGGCTTCATCAAGATTAAGGTTAACTTGCATTGGGTTTTAACGTCCTTAAATCTATATCTCTCACATTTTAGCCTGCGTCTAAGCTTCTCTGGCTTATTGATAAGTGTAAAAGGCGATCGCTATAACCTATATCGATATTAAAGCTCATTAAAAATAGAGTACGTTATCTATCATGAACGTATCCTAAAAGATTGGCGATCGTAACCTAACGTACCAAGCTCAGCCGCGCGACGATCACATTTTTCATCAGCACCAGCATACCCGCAGAACGCGTCGGCTGCAGCGCTTTGTTAGGCGCCATCACCGTACGACGTCCCCAATGTAATGACCAAGAAGGCGCATCACACCTATCGCGCCTACTGCGCTTACTGACCAGAGTAGCACCTTTCCGGTGCGCGAAAGACTGGTGAAGAACACTAAAACAAAAACAACGACCGAAAGTAACGGCGCGATGAGAAAGAAATCGTAATACCTCCGTATGTACCGCTGCGTATCGAGAGGAATCCCGGTTATGAGAATGGCCGGATAGACCACTGTTGCCGCAACACAAAGAACCCAAGCAAGTAGCTCTGGAAGGGAACGTTTTAACGGAGCGGAGGCCGCCCTTGCTTCAAGGAGCCTGAAGCCGGCTGCAATAAAAAGTGAAAACCAAAACAGAAGGCCCACCCAGCAATACCGTCGGGCCTGTTCCGCAACACGCTCCGCTTCGGACATTGCGAAGAAAGGCTGCACCATTACGATGACGCCAAGGGCGAAAGATAGAATGGGCAAGATTCGTTTGTTACAGAACACGTTATTCAATCGATACCACCGGCGCCTAACTATGTATTATACGGATGAGTTCCACATAACGTCCTTTTAAGCACTTTTATATGGAAAGTTTCTGTATAAACACCAAAAATAGAATGTTATACAGATGCAATCCTTATAAACTTTCTATTTGGATAATATACAGATTATAAATCTTTATTTTACACGATCACCACTGAGTCAGTTATTGGTTGTGAAGTGTATTGAAACATCTGAAACAAGCACATAAAAAAGCTCCCCGTGAAAGAGGAGCCAGGTGATTTAATCAACCGAATTTATTCAATTAAACAGAAGTCAGTTGTTTCTCTACAGAAGCTTCTGGGCTATTTGCTTCCGAGGGGGGAACCACTTGCCAGAATTGAGGAAGATAAGCAGACCAATCTGCAAGGATTGCCTTCGCTTTCGGGCTGCCAGTCTTCTCGGCGTGAGCAGTGATCATGTCTTTGAGTTGTTTCTCACCTGCTGCGGTGCTGACCCGTTGGATGCTCACAATCTCCGTGTTCATCTTTTCAGGCAACGTATTCTGCTCATCAAGGATGTAGGTAAGACCACCCGTCATCCCTGCACCCACATTGCGGCCCACATCACCGAGGACGACAATCGTGCCCCCCGTCATGTATTCGCAGCAGTGGTCGCCAGTGCCTTCTACGACGGCTTTACCCTTAGAGTTCCGTACCGCAAAGCGTTCCCCAGCGCGGCCATTGGCATAGAGAGTGCCGCCAGTGGCTCCGTAGAGGCAGGTATTGCCGATGATCACGTTATCCGCAGCGGCATATTGGGCTTCTGCGGGGGGCACGATGATAATTTCACCGCCATTCATTCCCTTACCCACGTAGTCGTTAGATTCTCCTTCTAAATGAAGGGTCATCCCCATCAGGTTAAAGGCCCCAAAGCTCTGGCCAGCAGATCCTTTGAAGTTAAAGTTCAGTTCTCCTTCAAAGCCTTCATTGCCATACTGCTTGGCGATAAAACCAGAGACCCGGGCACCGACAGAGCGGTCAGTGTTGATGATTTTAATTTCCTTAGTGAGGGAACCCTGCTCGCGGATAGCCTGCTGGACCGCAGCATCAGCAAGGATTTCGTCATCGAGGACGGGGCCATTGCTGTGGACGTCACCATGGTTGAGCCAAGTGCGATCTGTGCGCACATCAGGCAGGTTGGTGAGGCAGTCGAGGACTAAACCACTCGTCTTTGCCAGCTTAACGTTTGCCCGGGGCTTGAGCAGATCTGCGCGGCCAATGATTTCTTCAAGGCTGCGGTAACCCAGTTTCGCCAGGATGGAGCGGATTTCTTCGGCCACAAAGTAGAAGAAGTTCACCACATATTCGGGGATGCCCTTAAAGCGATCGCGCAGCCGTTGTTGCTGGGTGGCGACACCGACAGGACATTGGTTCGTGTGGCAGACCCGCGCCATAATGCAACCTTCAGCAATCATTGCAATGGAGCCGAAGCCATATTCTTCTGCCCCCATCAGGGCAGCCATCACCACATCCCAACCGGTTTTCAGGCCTCCATCAGCCCGGAGAATGACGCGATCGCGCAATTGATTTTCGATCAAGGTCTTATGGACTTCCGTCACACCCAATTCCCAGGGACAACCGGCGTGCTTGATGGAGCTGAGGGGAGAAGCGCCAGTCCCACCATCATGGCCAGAGACCATGATCACATCGGCATTGGCCTTGGCGACCCCAGCGGCGATCGTACCGATGCCAATTTCGGCGACCAGTTTCACAGAGACCTTAGCGACGGGGTTGATCTGGTGGAGGTCATAGATCAGCTGGGCTAGATCTTCGATGGAATAGATGTCGTGGTGGGGCGGCGGTGAAATGAGGGTAACACCGGGCTTGGAGTTCCGCAGCATCGCAATGTAATCGCTGACCTTGGTGCCGGGCAGTTGGCCTCCTTCCCCGGGTTTTGCCCCCTGGGCCACTTTGATTTCCAACTGCTGACCACTCATCAGGTATTCGGGGGTGACCCCAAAGCGACCGGAGGCGATCTGCTTAATGGCAGAGTTGGCGGTGTCGCCATTGCGCAGGCCGTGGAGGTGGGGCAGGGTGGGGGAATCACCGCTGGCATTCACATCGTCCAGAATTTTGAATCGTACGGGGTCTTCGCCCCCTTCCCCAGAGTTGGATTTCGCCCCAAGACGGTTCATGGCGATCGCCAAGGTTTCGTGGGCTTCCCGGGAGAGGGAACCGAGGGACATCCCCCCTGTGCAAAACCGTTTAACGATGCTCTCGACGGATTCTACTTCGCTGACATCAATGGCCGGGCGATCGCTGTTGAAATCTAAAAGATCCCGGAGGGCCGTCGCCGGACGATTTTCCAAGAAATCTTGGTAGTTGCTGTAGTGGTCAAAAGCTTCCGTTTTATCGCTGTTGTAAGCCGCAACCGCTTTATGGAGCGCCTTGGTCATTTCGGGGGAGTTCATGTGATATTCACCCCCCTTGCGGTAGTTTACAAAGCCGTAGTTGGCCAACTTTGCACTCTCCAGTTCAGGGAAAGCCCGGTGATGGAAGGTAATCCCTTCATGGGATAGATCGGCGAGGGTCAGACCACCAACGCGGGAAGTGGTGCCCTTAAAGGCGGCATTGATCACTTCCATGCCAAGGCCGATCGCCTCAAAGATCTGGGCTCCATGGTAGGACTGGAGCAAAGAAATTCCCATCTTCGAGAGAATTTTCAACAGACCTGCTTCAATCGCCTTACGGTAATTTTCCTGGGCCTTCTCGATGGACATGGCAGAAATTTGCTCGGCGGCCATCTGCTTTTGCACCCGGGGGATGTGCCACCAGTGGCGCACCGCTTCGAGGGCCAGGTAAGGACAAACTGCCGAGGCGCCATAACCAACCAGACAGGCAAAATGGTGGGTGCTCCAACATTGGGCTGTATCCACTACGAGGGAAGCATTCAAGCGCAATCCTGCATCAATCAGGTGGTGATGCACTGCTCCCACTGCCAAGAGGGGGGGAATGAAGCTGTGGTTAGCATCTACAGTACCGTCAGCGCGATCGCTCAATACAAGAATTTTATTGCCGGCCCGCACCGCCGTTTCTGCTGCTGCACAGAGATTTTCTAGGGCTGCCTGGAGACCATCGGGGCCGTTGGCGATCGCATAGACCGTCGAGAGGGTAGTCGCTCCCAGGGCACTGGCCTGGACCTGTTTCAGCTCTGCTTCATTGAGTACCGGGCTCTGGAGCTTGAGCACCTTGGCATCCTTGGCCCCGTAGTCCAGGAGATTCCCCCGCTCTCCGAGGTACATATTGAGAGACATCACCAGACTTTCCCGGAGGGGGTCAATGGGGGGATTGGTCACCTGGGCGAAGCGCTGCTTAAAGTAGTCATAGAGCAGCCGGGGCTTGTCAGACAGTACTGCCAGGGGAATATCATCTCCCATGCAGAAGGTGGGCTCTTTCCCCAGTTCTGCCATGGCGTTGATGATCATCTCCACATCTTCGGCGGTGTAACCAAAAGCTGTTTGGAGACGAACTAGATCCGCTTCCGCCTCTTGGCGATCGCCGATGAAATCTTGGCTGTCAAGGGCTTGGCGATTTTCCTGGAGCCAACTGCCATAGGGACGGGCCTCAGCAATGCGTTGCTTGATTTCCCAGTTCTTCAGCAGCTCTTGGGTCTGGAAATCCACCGCCACCATTTGGCCGGGGCCAAGGCGACCTTTTTCCACAATTTCCCCTTCCAGGACGTCTACCACACCAGCTTCAGAAGAAACGAGGACATAGCCATCTTTCGTTACGCAGTAACGGGCCGGGCGCAGACCATTGCGATCGAGGGTGGCGCCAACGGTTTTACCATCGCTGAACACCAGCAGCGCCGGGCCATCCCAGGGTTCCTGCATCCCCGCGTAGTAGTCGTAGAAATCGGTGATTTCCGGGTGATCCTTGAGGCTCGGTTGATTTTGGTAAGCTTCCGGCACGAGGATCATCGCCGCTTCCATGGGCGATCGCCCGGCCCGCACCAACATCTCCATCGCACTATCGAGGTTATAGGAGTCGCTGTTATCGGTGTTCACGATCGGGTGCAGCGCTTCGATTTCATCCTGACTCCAGCCGGGAATTTCGAGAATATTTTCCCGGGCCTTCATCCAGTTGATGTTGCCGATCAGGGTGTTGATTTCTCCGTTGTGACCCAATAGGCGCATCGGGTGGGCCAGGGGCCACTTGGGCATGGTGTTTGTACTAAAGCGGCGGTGATAAACCGCGAATTCACTCTTATAGAGAGGATTGGTTAAATCCTTGTAGAATTTTCCCAAGACTTCCGACTGCACTAAGCCCTTGTACACAATGGTGCGGCAAGACAAGGTGCAAACATAGAAAACTTCATTGAGGTGTTTGCCAATCTCAGAGCGGGCAATGTAGAGCACCCGGTCTAGGGCGTCCCCGATCAAACCGGCATTGGAGGTGACAAAAACCTGTTCCATCTTGGGCTGATTAGACCGCGCCTGTGCCCCTAGGGTATCTGAATCAACGGGAACTTCACGCCAGCCCAAAATCGTCAAATCACGACGGGTGAGACTGTCCTCAACCAATGCTTTAGACTTTGCATAATCTGCTGCTTCTTGGGGTAAAAACACCTGGCCAACCCCATAATGTTCCGGTGCCGGTTGGGTCATTCCCTGGGCGATGAACCATTCCGCAAAAAGCTCATGGGGTAGTGCTGTCATAATCCCAGCACCGTCTCCGGTTTCTCGGTCGGCGGTGCAGCCACCCCGGTGTTCCATACAGCTGAGGGCTGTGAGGGTTTGTTCGATGAGCTTATGGGTTTTGCGACCATCTTTATAGGCTAAAAAGCCGACACCACAGGCATCCCGTTCTTCCACAAGCCAACGGGGACCGGTGTAGTACTGTTCGGTTTGTTGAGAGTTGTTTTGGGAGGGGGTGCCTTGATGGTTCATTATGTCTCGGTCCATAAATGAGGAAGTTTAGGTGTAGGAAAAACCTGGTGTGCTGGAGGGAGAGGCGTGATTTTGGCGACGACTGGCCTCTACCCAAACCCACTGGAAAAAAGCTGAAGCAGTGCTCCATTGGGCTTACTTAGAATAGCGATATTTTGTCGGACGTCAAGTTTTGGACGACGGCCATGGGGACTCACCCTTGGGAATGGGTTCGATTGGACAAAGTTTTGGGGAACTGCAACATCCCAAAACTTTGACATTAATTCTTCTGGGTTTTTAGCTTGACAAAATCGCGGCTAAAGACAGCGTAGCAATATTATAGGAAATAAATTCATTTCACAATAGGGCTTATCCCCAAAATAGGGCGGTTTTAGACGGGTGAAACTTTTCCTTTGGGGTAAAGTCAGTATTTGTTGATGTCAAATCATTTGAAGGTAGGTTCTGCATGGGGTTGCGTGCTTGGCAATGGTTTTTAGGGGGAATGGGGTCTGTGGCTCTGGGTTTTGGCCCTGCAGTTCTAATGCCGGGGATAGGAATCGGTTCCCAGGCGATCGCTGACTCGACAAGTTTAAATACTCAGATCCAGACCCGGGGCGGACAAATTCGTCTCAATGGCCAAACGGTGCGGGGCGCCTGGGCCCAATGGAACGAAAACGGGAGCCTGCGTTTGGGGATCGAATCGATGAGTGTCGAAAAAACGCTGGGAATGACGCTTCAAAACAGTACCAACTTAGGCCAACAGGCGGTGATCTGGTTTGGAGACACCCCCTATCAACTGCCCATCCGCTTTGCTGCCCCCTATCGCTACCTAGATGTGACCGCCCTGGCCGCCGCCCAACAGTGGCAAGTCCGGGTCAATGGCAATATTCTTGAGTTGACCACCCCAAAGGCCCAGGTTTTGGGCGTACGCCAGGCCCAGCAGCCCTGGGGAACGCGCTTGGTCTTCGATCTAGACCGACCTGTGCTCTGGCAAAAAGTCAGTCCAACTAAATTACGCCTACAAAGTGATTATGGAGCCGTCGCCCAACGTTTAAACGCCCAGTTGACAGGTTCCTCTCGATTGCCCTTTACCCTAGGGAATAGCAATGGTTTGACAGAATTGACTTTTAACGGGAATACCTCAGAAATCCAGGTGTCTACCTTGGGGGGGCCCAACCGGCTGGTCGTCGATTTACGGCGTCAATCGGCAGCGCCAAATCGCACGGTGCAATGGCTACCAGGGATGCAGTGGCGCCAGGAAAATTTCACCGCCAATTCTGGCCCTGTGCGGGTCACTTGGTTAGAGTTAGATCCGGCCCAGCGGCAGTTGCAACTGAGACCAATTACGGCAGCCAGTAATACGATTGTGGGCTTAGAGCCTCTTTTGATCCAAGCGGATAATAGTCAGGCGATCGCCGCCATCAATGCCGGATTTTTTAATCGCAACAACCAATATCCCTTGGGTATTGTCCAGACTAATGGCTCCCTGCTGTCGGGGCCAATTTTAAATCGGGGTGCTGTAGCTTGGGATAACCGGGGTCGTTGGGAGTTTGATCGCCTCCAAGTCCAGGAAGATTTTGTCGCCAGCAATGGGGAACGGCTCAGCGTTGATCTCATCAATACTGGCTACGTAAAAGCTGGGGTAGCGCGCTATGACCGTGCTTGGGGCAATCGCTACACCACCATCGCCGACAATGAAATTATCCTGACCGTGACGGCTACGGGTGGGCGAGAACAGGTAACGCGCCAGGACACGGCGGGAACCGTCGGCCAAAATAGCTACGAAATTCCCCAGGGGGGTTATTTATTAGTCTTTCGGTCTTTCCGCACTGGAGCGGCAAAATTTCCGGTAGGCACGACCCTTACCCGCACCCAGCGTTTTAATCCAAGTAGTTTTGTGAGTTTGCCAAATATCATCGGCGGTGGCCCCCTACTGCTGAAAAATGGCCAGGTGGTGCTTAATGGTCAGGCGGAGCAGTTCAGTACGGCCTTCAATATCCAGTCGGCCTCCCGCAGTGCGATCGCCCGCACGGCCAATAACCGGATCCTGTTGGTAACTCTCCATGGCGCTGCCGAAGAAACGGCCGGGGCAACCCTCGCAGAATGGGCGAATATTCTCCGGCGGCTGGGGGCAGTAGATGCCCTAAATCTCGATGGTGGGGGGTCCACGGCCCTGGCGATCGGGGCAAATTTAGGCGATCGCCATCCCACAACGGCAGGACGGGTTAACAATGGCATCGGCTTATTCTTAGAATAGACCAGAGGATTTGTAGGGTATCCCAATGAATAAACGCCTTGTCCAAGTGATCATTTTCGTGATGATTGTGCTGCTACTGGTGCCCCTGCTGGCGACCCCGGCCCTGGGGGCAGAACTGGAGTCAGGGGCTCAACTGTTTGAAGCCCACTGCGCTGGCTGCCATCTCAATGGAGGCAATATTATCCGGCGGGGCAAAAACCTCAAAAAACGGGCCATGACTAAAAATGGCTATACCGACATCGAGGCGATCGCCCAGCTTATTACCCAGGGGAAGGGGAATATGTCTGCCTATGGCGAAAAACTAACCCCTGAAGAAATCCAGGCCGTCTCCCACTATGTCCTTGAACAGTCTCAGATGGATTGGCGCCACTAAGGCGTACTGCCCTAAAAATCAAAATAAATGTAGGGAATATTTCCCTCCGGGGCCAATAACCAAACCCCGTACAAACACAAGGGGACCAAGACGACCTTCATGACCCAGTTCAGTTGCAGTTGCCACTGGCGCTGCACCAGGTAAGCACAGCTCATCCCTAGCAACAATAACCCCAAGACCATTAAAAAATTGCTCCGCTCTAGTTGCAGACCTTGAAGGTAAATTTTTTCGGTAAATTGTGCATCTCCTTGGTGTTGCCAGAGGTGCTGGAACAGGAATCGCCCTTGGGAGCCACTGGGAAAACGAAAGGGAACCCAAGTCAAAAAAACAAAAGCCTGGGTCACGACCCAAGCCCCTATCGTCCCTGGTAGGGAAGCCCAAAGTCTCTGTAACCACCGCCACCGCCGTGCAAGCTGTTCATTAACCCGATGAATCCCGAGGCCAAGGCCATGGAGACAACCCCAAAACACATAACCCCACGCCGCACCATGCCAGAGCCCCGCCAAAAACATCACCACAAAGAGATTAATACAGGTACGTCCCAGTCCCTGACGTGAACCTCCCAGGGGAAAGTATAGATAGTTACGGAGCCAATCCCCTAGGCTGATGTGCCACCGCCGCCAAAAGTCAGCCAAACTTGTCGAAAAGTAAGGAAAATCGAAGTTATCGGGTAATGTAAATCCCAATAGTTTTGCGCTCCCCAAGGCTAAATCTACATAGCCACTAAAATCAAAATAAAGCTGAAGGCCATAGGCCAGAATGAACAGCCATAGGTCGCCACTGCCAGCCCGTTCTAGGTTATTGGCGCAGAGCTCGACGAAAATACCGAGATTGTCGGCAATGAGGACTTTTTTCACTGCACCACTGGCAATGAGCCATAGTCCTTCAATCCCTTCGTCTAAAAGTAGACCTGAACTACCGCGCTTTTGCCCCGTGAAGTAATGGAAACGGGTGATTGGCCCTGACAATAGCTTGGGAAAAAAGAATTTATAACTGCTAAATTCCAGCAGAGAAACGGTGGCTGGTGCACCTCGGTAAACATCCACCAGATAGGCGATATTTTCAAAAACAAAAAACGAAATCCCCACTGGGGCGAGGAGGTTATCTCCTGTGGCGATCGCCCACTGTGCTAGCCCTGGCCAAGCCCAAGTTAGATTGCTCAAGGTGAAGGAAATGTATTTAAAACCAAACAACACAGCGAGGTTCAAAAAAATCCCCAAGCCTAGCCCATAATTCGGAAATCGCTGCCAAATCCAAAAAGCAGCCCGGAGACTCTGCTGTTGTCCTCGGGGGGCGATCGCCCGGGCCCAGAAAAAATTAAAAACCGTCAACCCCGCCAACAAAAGTAAAAACTGGGGCTGGAGCAGCCCATAAAAAGCCACACTTGCCAGCAAGAGCAGCCCCTGCTTCCACCTAGACCCGACACCTCCCAAGCCCCAATAGCCCACCATTGTGACCAGGAGAAAACAGCCATAAGCAAAGGAGACCAGTGTCATTGAGATTACATCCCTAAAACATCAAGGTCACCATAGTAGCCCTACTTTAGAATCAATACCCCTGGCCCGGATCGAAGGGTTCTACAATCTCCACTTCGACCGCCTTTTCTAAGTCTGGTTCCGCCTCAAGCACCAGGGGAATTGATACGGGCTCCAGCTCCGGTAGGGCAATCCGTTGGGGTACTTTTTCTTTCACGAGATCCGGCATTGGCGTCGCCTTATCAAGCCAGTATTCCGCCACCGGAAGGGTATGTTCAAGGTCTTCTAAGAGTCTGGGGATAATCATTACCGCATGGAGTTCCCCAATCCGTTCCGCTTCATGCATTCCCGCATCGATCGCCATCGCCACATTAGAAACAGTGCCCCGAATAATTGCCGTACAGAGGCCATCACCAATGGTTTCATAGGAAGCTAGTTGTACATCCGCCGATTTCAACATCGCATCGGCGGCCCCTACCATGGCCGGAAAACCCCGGGTTTCGAGTAGACCGATCGAACGATTACTGAGGCGACTGTAACCCTGCTGCTGTTGGGCGATTTCTGCCAAATGGCTACCGATGGGAAAAATGGCCTCGAGATTTGGCAAAGGTCGAGGAATCACAAGCTTAGAAACATATTGATCAAACTGAGCAGCAGTACGGGCTCCTTCTTCGACGGCGAGGCGTACATCGGCCGTTTTGCCTCGCACTACCGCTGTACAGTAGCCGCCCCCAGTTTTTTCATAGCCAACCAGGGTCACCGCCGCCGATTTGAGCATCATGTCTGCCGTGCCCACAATCGCCGGAAAACTCTTAGTCGAAACAAGGCCCAGGGCAGTATCTTGGAACGGATGCACACGACCGGAAGGTTGGCGGAGGGGTTGCCGA
The nucleotide sequence above comes from [Synechococcus] sp. NIES-970. Encoded proteins:
- the ccmk1 gene encoding carbon dioxide concentrating mechanism protein, which encodes MNFPARRQPLRQPSGRVHPFQDTALGLVSTKSFPAIVGTADMMLKSAAVTLVGYEKTGGGYCTAVVRGKTADVRLAVEEGARTAAQFDQYVSKLVIPRPLPNLEAIFPIGSHLAEIAQQQQGYSRLSNRSIGLLETRGFPAMVGAADAMLKSADVQLASYETIGDGLCTAIIRGTVSNVAMAIDAGMHEAERIGELHAVMIIPRLLEDLEHTLPVAEYWLDKATPMPDLVKEKVPQRIALPELEPVSIPLVLEAEPDLEKAVEVEIVEPFDPGQGY